One segment of Pelecanus crispus isolate bPelCri1 chromosome 2, bPelCri1.pri, whole genome shotgun sequence DNA contains the following:
- the PDK4 gene encoding pyruvate dehydrogenase kinase, isozyme 4: MKAARIALRTAAPLAGASGGGGSSSSRGRLPREVEQFSRFSPSPLSIKQLLDFGSTNGCERTSFAFLRQELPVRFANILKEIDLLPDKLLSTPSVQLVKSWYIQSLMELIEFHQKSPNDQKVLSEFIDTLIRVRNRHHDVVPTMAQGVIEYKDTFKVDPVTNQNIQYFLDRFYMSRISTRMLMNQHTLLFDDKSSSGHPRHIGSIDPCCDVAEVVNDAFESSKMLCDQYYLTSPELKLTQVNGKFPGEPINIVYVPSHLFHMLFELIKNSMRATVEFQENSPSLSPIEVTVVLGQEDLAIKISDRGGGVPVRKIEKLFSYMYSTAPRPRMDDSRNTPLAGFGYGLPISRLYAKYFQGDLNLYSICGYGTDAIIYLKALSTESVEKLPVFNKSASKHYQATSEADDWCVPSKGPKNVSKQSAAL, encoded by the exons ATGAAGGCCGCCCGGATCGCCCTGCGCACCGCCGCCCCCCTGGCAGGGgccagcggcggcggcggcagcagcagcagccgcgggCGGTTGCCGCGGGAAGTGGAGCAGTTCTCCCgcttctctccctccccgcTCTCCATCAAGCAGTTGCTGGACTTCG GCTCGACTAATGGGTGTGAGAGaacttcttttgcatttttgcgACAAGAACTTCCTGTGAGGTTTGCAAACATACTGAAAGAAATTGATCTTCTTCCTGATAAATTACTAAGCACTCCATCAGTACAATTAGTAAAAAGCTG GTACATCCAAAGCCTAATGGAGCTGATTGAGTTCCATCAGAAAAGCCCCAATGACCAAAAAGTCTTATCTGA GTTTATAGATACATTAATTAGAGTCCGAAACAGACATCATGATGTGGTTCCCACAATGGCACAAGGAGTAATTGAATACAAAGACACTTTCAAAGTAGATCCTGTCACCAATCAAaacattcagtattttttgGATCGTTTTTACATGAGCCGTATTTCCACCCGGATGCTAATGAACCAACACA cCCTTCTTTTTGATGATAAATCCAGCTCAGGGCACCCAAGGCACATTGGAAGTATTGATCCTTGCTGTGACGTTGCTGAAGTAGTGAATG atgcttttgaaaGTTCCAAGATGTTGTGTGACCAGTATTACTTAACATCTCCAGAACTGAAACTTACTCAAGTGAATG GAAAATTTCCAGGAGAGCCAATTAACATTGTATATGTTCCATCTCATCTTTTTCACATGCTTTTTGAGCTCATTAAG AATTCAATGAGGGCAACCGTTGAATTCCAAGAAAACagtccttccctttctccaaTTGAAGTGACAGTTGTTCTTGGACAAGAAGACCTGGCAATTAAG ATCTCAGACAGAGGTGGTGGTGTTCCAGTAAGGAAAATTGAGAAGCTGTTCAGCTACATGTATTCTACAGCACCAAGGCCAAGGATGGATGACAGTCGAAATACCCCTCTT GCTGGCTTTGGGTATGGCTTGCCAATTTCTCGTCTGTATGCTAAATACTTTCAAGGAGATCTAAATCTCTACTCCATATGTGGTTATGGAACAGATGCTATTATCTACTTGAAG gcCCTATCAACAGAATCAGTAGAAAAACTCCCGGTTTTTAACAAATCGGCTTCCAAGCATTACCAGGCTACCTCAGAGGCGGATGACTGGTGTGTCCCAAGTAAAGGCCCAAAGAATGTATCAAAGCAGAGTGCAGCTCTCTGA